CACACGCGCCCCAGGGGCTCTTTCAGTCACGGGAGCTGTCGGTCACGTTTGAAgtcagatataaaaaaaaaagcgagtCGTCCTCGCCTGTCGCTCGGCTTCACTGCGACCGTCACGGTAGAAATCACAACGCGATACTGCCACGCGAAACAGCGTGTGTCCGAGGTTCAGTGGCGCTCGAGGCTCAATTTGCGCGCATCTCCCCAGAAGCGCACCGAGGCTCCGCGGCTGGAGGTCCGCACTGCCCTGGTAATCTGTGGCGGAGAAGCGGAGGAATCCACACACGGTGGGTGTGCTAGGCTGTTCTTACTTCAATTCCAGATGCCGGATTGGTAGCCTATGTTAGGTAAATTCAGTCGGGCCTGACTAAAAGTCAGCACAGCCAATGTTTGAGCTGAAAAGGGGAAAGGTGGGAATGATGCAAACACGTGCATCTGTTCTGTGTCGCTGCAAACTGTTTTGAATACTTTTCTCTTTAGAGAAATCTATAGTTACTTGCTCCTGCTTTAATTTAAAGGATGTTCAATAGAGACTTTTGTATATCTGTGCAGTTCCCTTCTAATTGCATCGCAGCATAAGACACAGTAAATAGTCCTGATGCCTTTAGTACACTGGTGTTTGAACGGCTAAATGTGTCCGATATCGCAATATTGCCGCCACTACTTCGGTATGGTGTTAAAAACGGTTAACTGAGGAGCACGGAGCCTATATCTGATACTGTCGCGCCAGTCCGGTCGTCCTGAACGGAGACGCTGCCAAGTGCGAGAGTGATTTCGGGCAGGACGTTGCAGACTTTAATTGTGGTCTCGATGAAACCTTTTGTCAAATCAGAAGGAGCATATACATCTTCCACTTTTCATCGGATCCACACTTGTTTTTAGTCAGTTCAGATTTTTCACCCAGGACAAATCTGTACAGCAAATTCCAAAATGTGTCACTTCTGAGTGAACCCATTTCACTCCACAGTCTCTGCCATTTATGTCAGCGTTGTCCTGTTGTCGTGCAGTTGTATCGCCTGGTTGTGCCCTTTAAAATTCTCCAGTTGGGCTGGGTagatttgaattgaattgaagtgACTTGGGACCAGCACCTGCTGCGCGGCACATGCACATTGTATGGACCGTCCAGAGCAGGTCGGGCTCACGCAGCAGCACCTGCTTATAATATTCAGTATTTGTGGTGaagtttgtgtgtaaatgatTGAAAGGCACAAGACTCCCGGAGAAAACCTTCCCCATGACAGAATCGCACCGCAGCAGTAGACCTCACTCGTTTAAGACTTCAAAACAGAATGATATAGACATACTTCGTTCGTCAAGGGGCACCTTGCCGTATTCTAATAGAAGGAAATGACTGTCAGTACAGTGGTTTTCTCCTCGGAGCCACATAGGGGCTGAAAAACATGTTATCACAAGGGACAGAATTATAATTAGACAGAGGAAATGATTCATTAGGCTGCACAGTTTATCTGCAGTTACACAGGATTGTAATAAAACGGAAAATTTCCATTGAACTTGGCAGCGTCTCATATTTTACTTTGCATGTTGTTGAGTACATGCACTGCAGTTTATTGCAATCGGGATTTGACCCCCTCCAGACCGACACCAGCCTTCTGGGATGGAGGGCGCAGGCAGCGGCTGGGCAGCGGAGCCCACCGCCCCTTGTGCGAATTGCAGCGGCACCGGCGAGGTCTTTGAGGTGGCGCTGCGGAACAGCTCGTCCAAGCGCAGCCCTCAGTTTGCGGGCGTGGAGCTGCTGCAGTCCTTCAAGCTGCTCGTCATTCCCTGCTACACTCTGGTGGCTCTGGTGGGCGTGTTCGGCAACTACCTGCTCCTCTATGTCATTTGCCGCACCCGCAAGATGCACAACGTCACCAACTTCTTCATCGGAAACCTGGCCTTCTCGGACATGCTGATGTGCGCCACATGCGTCCCCTTCACGCTGGCCTACGCCTTCAACCCGCACGGCTGGGTGTTCGGGCGTTTCATGTGCTACCTGGTGTACCTCGTCCAGCCTGTGACGGTGTATGTGTCAGTCTTCACTCTCACCGCCATCGGTGTGGACAGGTAAGGTCACGGTGAGCCAGAGGAACCGTGCACACGCTTTGGCAATACACCCCATTCGCATGCAACCTGTCTCTCACTGATAGGCCATAGCCAGCCATGCGTCATCAAATCAGCAAGAAGCGACCAGCTGTGAGGTTTTCAGCCTGATGCATTTATAGACCGCCTGTTATAAACGCcacataaatgtataaataatagGGTACATAATGCCTCACATTGAATGTCACCATAACTTGAAGAAAATTGCACCAAATTGCAGAGGCAGATGCTAATGTCAGCCCCTGGATGTAGAGGATTTTTATGCCGTCTCTGAAAATAACCTACCTACTGAGGTTCCAGGAGCGTAGTGAACATATACAAGCATAATACAGGCATATATTACAATAATATGGGACCCGTTTTTTCACAAGTCTTCCTTGATTAGTCTAATACTAGTCCTGAAGTGTATTGTGGGGTATTTCTTTGAGAAGCAATACTTGAGATGTTTCAAGGATAGTGGATCTCCAATCGCTTTTGTGTCTGCACTCCAAAGCTTTTACTGAAGGTTCATTGTGTGTAAGTTTGGTGAGCTGGGAGTCCATGGAAATTCAACATTTACCATTTGCATCTGTAAAAACGTGCGGCTTGTAGCTGCTCACACTACGCAGCTCTTGTGCAGGAAACCCAAATCCTGCTTTGTCTGTTGACCCTGGGATACAGTGGCAGATCTGAATTGGATTTGATATTAGTGAAgataaaaaacatgatttttttttttttctgatttggtGTTGACTGAGTTGTTTGCTTCATGAGGCTGTATTATCTGTGGTGCCTGTTGAACTTGTTTGGCATGTTTTCCCCTACAGTTTAGCTAGACAGATCTAATCTAATCCAGCTCTACTCTATTCTCTCCTCTCCTAATTTACAGATACTATGCCACAGTGCACCCTCTGAAAAAGCGCATTTCAGTCTTGGCCTGCACCTACCTTCTGTCCAGTATCTGGCTGCTGTCCTGTGGTCTGGTGGCTCCGGCTGTGGCTCACACCTACCACGTGGAGTTCAAGAACGAGGGCTTCACCATCTGCGAGGAGTTCTGGATGGGCCAGGAGAGGGAGCGGCTGGCTTATGCGTACAGCACCCTCTTCGTCACCTACGTCCTGCCTCTGTCAGCGCTCTGTATCTCTTACCTGTGCATCTCTGTCAAACTACGGAACTGCGTCGTACCTGGCCACCACACCCAGAGCCAGGCAGAGGCTCGGCGCATGCGAAAACGCAAGACCTTCCGCCTGGTTAGcctggtggtggcagcatttGGCATCTGCTGGATGCCCATCAGTGTCTTCAACGTTCTGCGTGACATTGACATTGACCTGATTGATAAGCGGTACTTTCTGCTCATTCAGCTGCTCTGTCACCTGTGTGCAATGAGCTCATCCTGCTGTAACCCATTCCTCTACGCCTGGCTGCACGACCGCTTCCGTGCTGAACTCCGCAAAATGTTCACATGCCGCCGTCGCATCGGCATCTCGGCCAATAACTGCGCCACTGCCAGCGTGGTTTTGTGAAGCTCCTTGGTTTTAGGCTACTGCCGGTTAGTGTTCGTTTCTTGGGCAGTAGAGTATACTCATCTCGTTCTGGTAACATACAGGTAAAGCAAAATTAGATAGGTGTATATGGGTAGGACTCTCTAGTTTCTATGGTGGCCTAGCTTTCACACAAGGCAGCCACATTAAATTTTGCTCTGTTGTGTaccaaaaagctgaaaaaaagagtACACCGATTTGGCATTGAATTCCTATAACATCCTGTAACAAATTTGATGAAGCAGAATCCGAGATATCATCTTTTTCGTTCCACGAATTCTCCTTCCTTGTCATaaacctggcacctacattacccacagtgTGGCTTGATTGCCGACAGTTCGGTTggagatttgggtgtgttagTAATAACGGCTTATGTAGCGTCAAGCCACTAGCCTAAAGCAGAGATGgggagcgggctacagaggtctggtaagctcactaCTTTCAAACTACTTTCAAACTCCACAACtccgttttttttcctttttcaaacctGTAGTCTTGTAGACGCCACCAACATTGTCTCAAGTGACATCCATACAGGtaatttatcagattttgcgcagctccctctggagccacaaaaaggctttag
Above is a genomic segment from Xiphias gladius isolate SHS-SW01 ecotype Sanya breed wild chromosome 19, ASM1685928v1, whole genome shotgun sequence containing:
- the prlhr2a gene encoding prolactin releasing hormone receptor 2a; amino-acid sequence: MEGAGSGWAAEPTAPCANCSGTGEVFEVALRNSSSKRSPQFAGVELLQSFKLLVIPCYTLVALVGVFGNYLLLYVICRTRKMHNVTNFFIGNLAFSDMLMCATCVPFTLAYAFNPHGWVFGRFMCYLVYLVQPVTVYVSVFTLTAIGVDRYYATVHPLKKRISVLACTYLLSSIWLLSCGLVAPAVAHTYHVEFKNEGFTICEEFWMGQERERLAYAYSTLFVTYVLPLSALCISYLCISVKLRNCVVPGHHTQSQAEARRMRKRKTFRLVSLVVAAFGICWMPISVFNVLRDIDIDLIDKRYFLLIQLLCHLCAMSSSCCNPFLYAWLHDRFRAELRKMFTCRRRIGISANNCATASVVL